In Chanodichthys erythropterus isolate Z2021 chromosome 11, ASM2448905v1, whole genome shotgun sequence, a single window of DNA contains:
- the cideb gene encoding cell death activator CIDE-B, with protein METTTSLFRSVSRRVWSPPQRPFRVCSWNREVKKGITAGTLEELKEKAAQALFITTVLILVCEEDGTEVDSDEFLITLPDNTIFMALKPGEIWKPHPLLQRGGNKPGHSKPRTGKDIAQITFDLYRTHPKDVFGSLNVKATFKGLYSVSADFQCLGPKKVLREALKFMSSLLHAAGHLLITSASVIRRIIQGADLLQGQQVQPVEYWE; from the exons ATGGAAACAACGACCTCCCTTTTCAG GTCAGTGTCTCGGCGGGTTTGGTCGCCCCCTCAGCGTCCGTTCAGAGTGTGTTCCTGGAACAGAGAGGTCAAAAAAGGAATCACTGCAGGAACCCTAGAGGAGCTCAAAGAGAAG GCAGCTCAGGCTCTCTTTATAACTACTGTGCTGATTTTGGTGTGTGAAGAAGATGGGACAGAGGTTGACTCTGATGAGTTCCTCATAACCCTGCCGGACAACACCATTTTCATGGCCCTGAAACCTGGAGAGATCTGGAAACCTCAtcct TTACTTCAAAGGGGTGGTAACAAACCAGGTCATAGTAAGCCAAGGACAGGAAAAGACATTGCTCAGATCACCTTTGATCTTTACCGTACGCACCCCAAAGACGTGTTCGGCTCACTGAATGTGAAAGCCACATTTAAAGGGCTTTACTCTGTCAGTGCAGATTTTCAATGCTTGGGACCAAAAAAAGTGCTGAG GGAGGCCCTCAAATTCATGTCCAGTCTCCTGCATGCTGCTGGACACTTGCTGATCACATCTGCTTCTGTAATTCGCCGTATTATCCAAGGGGCAGATCTTCTTCAAGGCCAACAAGTCCAACCTGTCGAGTATTGGGAATAA
- the tinf2 gene encoding TERF1-interacting nuclear factor 2 isoform X1, producing the protein MKTTTNNSMDKDAPLPLSALQIIAPPLRLMSAAMWKVMVKREVVYYGKLEEIVTSLCETVPGLLHYRHQARLTMGLRALMILEELRQSDPPDAQHVLEELRKLQVSSNLNGRRKDQKVEEAKDNFQTLVQSLLKNTAARKQFFKEEFHLHYGENYVASLEKLMWEFIIRVDKLLPVPDLAQTVSWLSGAPAVLEECARSASQPQLLRTLLQHERCIGHLASASLLSSTGDVILTSLSLPLSGRVLQTIQSEPTSASNRVTTPARATRRTAKEAQTQVTPVIGSISNDDLQKNNEKVASSLGQEVKSSLDISRNTRSKQSLCSKKQILEKDPEKDFFVGNMLVTVISQSSSSEVEEEEGGQGSNKEEESNERANKLPKKTEVKNINEERGGNVTRKCSTKRNFEAIESQEEALRISCVKRQLRVVLPRLNISNADLPVHLNHPSAEKRNKMSPGQPTSKERVGNGVSKLRKRKHIDSSSTPEKHLTLSVNQLTSSCSPCIPLVRLPIGIPETPSPLVKSSDDIIGDSDDDTIDNVKRKVFNQQYCKTKNGTYVPTLREFWNPVFCLPLSPGSRH; encoded by the exons atgaaaacaacaacaaataactCCATGGATAAAG ATGCACCTCTACCCCTGTCAGCTCTACAGATTATAGCTCCTCCACTGCGGCTGATGTCTGCAGCCATGTGGAAGGTGATGGTGAAGAGGGAAGTGGTGTATTATGGGAAACTGGAGGAGATCGTAACATCACTCTGTGAGACTGTACCTGGGTTGCTCCATTACAGACATCAGGCCAGGCTGACGATGGGTTTGCGGGCACTG ATGATCTTAGAGGAGCTTCGTCAGTCTGATCCTCCTGATGCTCAGCATGTTCTCGAGGAGCTGCGCAAGCTGCAAGTTTCCTCCAATCTCAACGGAAGG AGAAAGGATCAAAAGGTGGAGGAAGCTAAAGACAACTTCCAAACCCTGGTGCAATCTCTCCTGAAGAACACAGCAGCCAGAAAACAATTCTtcaag GAGGAATTCCATCTTCACTATGGAGAAAACTATGTGGCCAGTTTAGAGAAGCTAATGTGGGAGTTTATAATCCGAGTGGATAAGCTATTACCTGTTCCAGATCTGGCTCAG ACAGTCTCATGGCTCAGCGGTGCCCCTGCTGTTCTGGAGGAGTGTGCGCGCTCTGCCTCGCAGCCCCAACTCCTCAGGACTCTGCTGCAGCACGAAAGATGCATCGGACACCTCGCCTCAG CATCTCTTCTGTCATCCACTGGTGACGTGATCCTGACTTCTCTTTCCCTCCCTCTTTCGGGTAGAGTGCTGCAGACTATTCAATCAGAACCCACTTCCGCATCCAACAGAGTCACAACTCCGGCCAGAGCCACTCGCAGAACAGCAAAAGAAGCCCAGACACAGGTCACGCCTGTGATTGGGTCCATTTCCAATGACGATCTCCAAAAAAACAATGAGAAAGTAGCATCCAGTTTAGGACAAGAAGTCAAATCGTCTTTGGATATATCCAGAAATACCAGGAGCAAACAAAGTTTATGTTCTAAAAAACAGATTTTAGAGAAGGATCCAGAAAAGGATTTTTTTGTCGGGAATATGTTGGTCACAGTGATCAGTCAGTCATCTAGCAGTGAAGTAGAAGAAGAGGAGGGGGGACAGGGCAGCAACAAAGAGGAGGAGAGTAATGAGAGGGCAAACAAACTACCCAAAAAGACTGAAGTTAAGAACATAAATGAAGAAAGAGGTGGTAATGTTACCAGGAAATGCTCCACCAAGAGAAACTTTGAGGCCATCGAGTCACAGGAAGAAGCACTCCGCATTTCCTGTGTGAAGCGTCAACTGAGAGTCGTCCTTCCCAGATTAAACATCAGCAATGCCGATCTTCCTGTCCACCTGAATCATCCATCTGCTGAGAAGCGAAATAAAATGTCTCCAGGCCAGCCTACTTCAAAAGAAAGAGTGGGAAACGGTGTCTCTAAGCTGCGGAAAAGGAAACATATTGATTCGAGTTCAACGCCTGAAAAACACCTGACTTTATCAGTCAATCAGTT aacttcTTCATGCTCTCCATGTATTCCACTTGTGCGTCTTCCAATCGGTATTCCAG AAACACCATCTCCCTTAGTTAAGTCATCAGATGACATCATAGGTGATTCTGATGATGACACAATAGACAATGTGAAGAGAAAG GTATTCAATCAGCAGTATTGCAAAACAAAGAATGGTACATATGTGCCCACTCTCCGCGAGTTCTGGAATCCTGTGTTTTGCCTCCCATTGTCTCCTGGAAGCAGACATTGA
- the tinf2 gene encoding TERF1-interacting nuclear factor 2 isoform X2 has translation MKTTTNNSMDKDAPLPLSALQIIAPPLRLMSAAMWKVMVKREVVYYGKLEEIVTSLCETVPGLLHYRHQARLTMGLRALMILEELRQSDPPDAQHVLEELRKLQVSSNLNGRRKDQKVEEAKDNFQTLVQSLLKNTAARKQFFKEEFHLHYGENYVASLEKLMWEFIIRVDKLLPVPDLAQTVSWLSGAPAVLEECARSASQPQLLRTLLQHERCIGHLASASLLSSTGDVILTSLSLPLSGRVLQTIQSEPTSASNRVTTPARATRRTAKEAQTQVTPVIGSISNDDLQKNNEKVASSLGQEVKSSLDISRNTRSKQSLCSKKQILEKDPEKDFFVGNMLVTVISQSSSSEVEEEEGGQGSNKEEESNERANKLPKKTEVKNINEERGGNVTRKCSTKRNFEAIESQEEALRISCVKRQLRVVLPRLNISNADLPVHLNHPSAEKRNKMSPGQPTSKERVGNGVSKLRKRKHIDSSSTPEKHLTLSVNQLTSSCSPCIPLVRLPIGIPETPSPLVKSSDDIIGDSDDDTIDNVKRKEWC, from the exons atgaaaacaacaacaaataactCCATGGATAAAG ATGCACCTCTACCCCTGTCAGCTCTACAGATTATAGCTCCTCCACTGCGGCTGATGTCTGCAGCCATGTGGAAGGTGATGGTGAAGAGGGAAGTGGTGTATTATGGGAAACTGGAGGAGATCGTAACATCACTCTGTGAGACTGTACCTGGGTTGCTCCATTACAGACATCAGGCCAGGCTGACGATGGGTTTGCGGGCACTG ATGATCTTAGAGGAGCTTCGTCAGTCTGATCCTCCTGATGCTCAGCATGTTCTCGAGGAGCTGCGCAAGCTGCAAGTTTCCTCCAATCTCAACGGAAGG AGAAAGGATCAAAAGGTGGAGGAAGCTAAAGACAACTTCCAAACCCTGGTGCAATCTCTCCTGAAGAACACAGCAGCCAGAAAACAATTCTtcaag GAGGAATTCCATCTTCACTATGGAGAAAACTATGTGGCCAGTTTAGAGAAGCTAATGTGGGAGTTTATAATCCGAGTGGATAAGCTATTACCTGTTCCAGATCTGGCTCAG ACAGTCTCATGGCTCAGCGGTGCCCCTGCTGTTCTGGAGGAGTGTGCGCGCTCTGCCTCGCAGCCCCAACTCCTCAGGACTCTGCTGCAGCACGAAAGATGCATCGGACACCTCGCCTCAG CATCTCTTCTGTCATCCACTGGTGACGTGATCCTGACTTCTCTTTCCCTCCCTCTTTCGGGTAGAGTGCTGCAGACTATTCAATCAGAACCCACTTCCGCATCCAACAGAGTCACAACTCCGGCCAGAGCCACTCGCAGAACAGCAAAAGAAGCCCAGACACAGGTCACGCCTGTGATTGGGTCCATTTCCAATGACGATCTCCAAAAAAACAATGAGAAAGTAGCATCCAGTTTAGGACAAGAAGTCAAATCGTCTTTGGATATATCCAGAAATACCAGGAGCAAACAAAGTTTATGTTCTAAAAAACAGATTTTAGAGAAGGATCCAGAAAAGGATTTTTTTGTCGGGAATATGTTGGTCACAGTGATCAGTCAGTCATCTAGCAGTGAAGTAGAAGAAGAGGAGGGGGGACAGGGCAGCAACAAAGAGGAGGAGAGTAATGAGAGGGCAAACAAACTACCCAAAAAGACTGAAGTTAAGAACATAAATGAAGAAAGAGGTGGTAATGTTACCAGGAAATGCTCCACCAAGAGAAACTTTGAGGCCATCGAGTCACAGGAAGAAGCACTCCGCATTTCCTGTGTGAAGCGTCAACTGAGAGTCGTCCTTCCCAGATTAAACATCAGCAATGCCGATCTTCCTGTCCACCTGAATCATCCATCTGCTGAGAAGCGAAATAAAATGTCTCCAGGCCAGCCTACTTCAAAAGAAAGAGTGGGAAACGGTGTCTCTAAGCTGCGGAAAAGGAAACATATTGATTCGAGTTCAACGCCTGAAAAACACCTGACTTTATCAGTCAATCAGTT aacttcTTCATGCTCTCCATGTATTCCACTTGTGCGTCTTCCAATCGGTATTCCAG AAACACCATCTCCCTTAGTTAAGTCATCAGATGACATCATAGGTGATTCTGATGATGACACAATAGACAATGTGAAGAGAAAG GAGTGGTGTTAG
- the homezb gene encoding homeobox and leucine zipper encoding b has translation MEQCSAPQLESASTHSSPPDSAEKPGGDAGETVKDAYECRICGYKAQDVKCLSQHLHAAHPVTSLSDSVRSERCEALEERGGGVETPCFDGDLGKSFVKDKPVTTEGSESTSLQTPEDSNETSSSVEAKEQEEMDVSPAPEETQSSSAELPQEKSPCSSGTKESCQKRQTVSSGTSTHNQANLVCLPLVSEGLKLIWVRSEQVHELDSVSELVEAFNEFPYPTSQEASALARKCALPPDRVKAWFMMQRVRYGISWADDDIQETRRKLWRIQKRMEAEECVEINEDEDCLGRDETQQDFIPPPTADAHVDQRDHTPKPSRTVPQHIISDQTRLHFSQNNASQSNNGVQQLVSSNVVYKNGLGPASQVPQVNPHFQNDSRNLPPQNTGVQLLNTYGRSSYVIMNDQPAAVPYPELPELSQSLHCLPGKKSKAQLMALRRSFVQKSWPSDGEVQRLQKMTGLNRREIRKWFADSRYQLRKNGRAWLAKLAGRNRSLQLAQQNPQNELENDVLPSADFYDNDEADDAEAGFEVDVDVGDDEEPLNQSNETKEEVSDEGEFDDSNASVQQYSADISPSPSPSPSFLRGRVEPNVRLRKKTREQLEILRQSFLRCQWPTSDDYLILQQKTGLTRTEIIQWYGDTRYHVKHNQMRWMTSQERERIIAVIMQQQKRGGKYSRGRVAFENMGSGVSLGDSTVINGGGGGEAATWNELLRGGTPVLPEGEL, from the exons ATGGAGCAGTGCTCAGCTCCGCAGCTCGAGAGCGCAAGTACGCACTCTTCACCACCAGACTCGGCGGAAAAGCCCGGAGGAGATGCTGGGGAGACGGTTAAGGATGCTTACGAGTGTCGGATTTGTGGTTATAAAGCGCAAGATGTTAAATGTCTCAGTCAGCACCTGCACGCCGCTCACCCTGTTACCAGCCTTTCCGACTCGGTAAGGAGCGAGCGATGTGAAGCGCTAGAGGAGCGCGGCGGCGGCGTGGAGACACCCTGCTTCGATGGTGACCTGGGAAAGAGCTTTGTCAAGGATAAA CCAGTCACCACTGAGGGATCTGAATCTACTTCACTTCAGACTCCCGAAGACTCAAATGAGACCTCATCCTCCGTGGAGGCAAAAGAACAGGAAGAGATGGATGTCTCACCTGCTCCTGAAGAAACGCAGAGCTCATCCGCCGAATTACCTCAGGAGAAGTCACCCTGCTCTTCAGGGACTAAGGAGTCTTGCCAAAAGAGGCAAACAGTCTCCTCTGGCACATCAACACACAACCAGGCTAACCTAGTCTGTCTTCCATTGGTATCCGAGGGGTTAAAGCTTATCTGGGTGCGCTCGGAGCAGGTCCACGAGCTGGATTCCGTGTCGGAACTCGTGGAAGCCTTTAATGAGTTCCCATACCCCACGTCACAGGAGGCAAGTGCTCTGGCTCGAAAGTGTGCATTACCGCCGGACAGAGTTAAAGCATGGTTCATGATGCAACGGGTGCGCTACGGAATTAGCTGGGCTGATGACGACATTCAAGAAACGCGACGCAAGCTGTGGCGAATTCAGAAAAGAATGGAAGCTGAGGAGTGTGTGGAAATCAATGAAGATGAGGATTGTTTAGGACGTGATGAAACGCAACAGGATTTTATACCGCCACCTACGGCAGATGCCCATGTAGATCAGAGAGACCACACGCCTAAACCCAGCCGTACTGTTCCTCAACATATCATCAGTGACCAAACCCGCTTGCATTTCAGCCAGAATAATGCTTCCCAATCCAATAACGGTGTACAGCAGTTGGTCAGTTCCAATGTCGTGTACAAAAACGGTCTTGGACCTGCATCCCAAGTTCCTCAAGTCAATCCCCATTTCCAGAATGACAGTAGAAACTTACCGCCTCAGAATACTGGAGTCCAGCTGCTCAATACCTATGGACGTTCATCGTACGTGATTATGAACGATCAACCGGCTGCAGTGCCATACCCTGAGCTCCCAGAGCTTTCACAGTCTCTACACTGCTTGCCAGGGAAAAAATCGAAAGCGCAGCTGATGGCCCTGCGCCGCAGTTTTGTACAGAAGTCTTGGCCATCTGACGGCGAGGTTCAGCGGCTCCAGAAAATGACTGGACTTAATCGCCGTGAAATCCGCAAATGGTTTGCTGACAGCCGCTACCAGCTTCGCAAGAATGGCCGGGCTTGGCTAGCCAAGCTCGCGGGGCGCAATCGCTCATTGCAGCTGGCGCAACAGAACCCTCAGAACGAGCTGGAGAACGACGTTCTACCTAGCGCTGATTTTTATGACAACGATGAGGCTGACGACGCAGAGGCGGGGTTTGAGGTTGATGTGGATGtgggtgatgatgaggaaccACTCAACCAATCAAATGAGACCAAGGAGGAAGTAAGCGACGAAGGAGAGTTTGATGACAGCAACGCTTCCGTTCAACAATACTCTGCGGATATCTCCCCATCTCCTTCTCCATCTCCGTCATTCCTCCGCGGCCGGGTAGAACCAAACGTGAGACTTCGTAAGAAGACGAGGGAACAGTTGGAAATTTTGCGGCAAAGCTTCCTTCGCTGCCAGTGGCCCACAAGCGACGACTACTTGATTCTCCAGCAGAAGACAGGCCTGACAAGGACAGAGATCATCCAGTGGTACGGAGACACGCGTTACCACgtcaaacacaatcagatgCGCTGGATGACCTCACAGGAGAGGGAACGCATCATCGCCGTCATAATGCAACAACAGAAAAGGGGCGGGAAGTATTCGCGGGGAAGAGTCGCGTTTGAGAACATGGGCTCTGGGGTGAGTTTGGGCGATTCTACGGTAATCAATGGAGGTGGAGGGGGCGAAGCGGCAACATGGAACGAACTTTTGAGGGGAGGTACCCCAGTTTTGCCTGAGGGTGAACTCTGA
- the si:dkey-183c6.9 gene encoding tripartite motif-containing protein 16 produces MSAMTEVPKEPFFVSCDLCVEVKTRALKTCLKCEISMCAQHLQTHLTTPVLLQTHPLTNPVKSGSSSQMASKCTAHGKLLEYYCLDDHVLVCMSCAIEEGHRLHNMKTLQTAYLELVDQLKKELEALAQRQNQAKELERWHKDQKQALEDCVRQLETGLALKDLVFTSLQTSVSARVGTIQTAQQAISSALKEEDHFSFLQKFASVQKAIMDARIVDLKQGLESGPDRSKLIENIIKNGQMIKKQEVKLQEKLLAFADPEYYPFTQNEANTVSELTFDPQTLGLGMTLSKDLKTLCISSSATKLECFRNHTVRFLQHVQTGSLRWFLQLSEHFDWTIGLCDSSASNGNYGQVYGLKNNNNSLFFFESSYEERRIRSELHPPNRRDMQYSARTVTEYGSYVYEQDQETYISPKKTVPHEFQATSPWKIEVTWDSTSQLLTFYSRNKPTKGVLLCKLKTNNFSNRLYPFFTLENSTLQTRTNTRRDNVCTATANSYTEILCVLKQ; encoded by the coding sequence ATGTCAGCCATGACTGAAGTTCCCAAGGAACCCTTTTTTGTGAGCTGCGATTTATGTGTGGAAGTGAAAACTCGGGCGCTGAAGACCTGCTTGAAGTGTGAAATCTCTATGTGTGCTCAGCACCTACAGACCCACCTGACCACCCCAGTGCTGCTGCAAACCCATCCACTAACTAACCCTGTAAAATCAGGTTCGTCTAGTCAAATGGCCAGCAAATGCACAGCTCATGGCAAGCTACTGGAATACTACTGCCTGGATGATCACGTATTGGTATGTATGTCTTGTGCCATCGAGGAGGGACATCGGCTGCATAACATGAAGACGCTACAGACCGCCTATCTGGAGCTGGTAGATCAACTGAAAAAAGAGTTAGAGGCACTGGCTCAGAGGCAGAACCAGGCAAAGGAGCTGGAAAGGTGGCATAAAGATCAAAAACAGGCTCTGGAGGACTGTGTTAGACAGCTGGAGACTGGATTAGCCCTGAAGGATCTGGTCTTTACAAGTTTACAGACCTCAGTATCAGCCAGAGTGGGAACAATTCAGACAGCCCAGCAAGCTATCAGTTCAGCTCTGAAAGAAGAGGATCATTTCAGCTTCTTGCAGAAATTTGCCAGTGTACAGAAAGCTATAATGGACGCTCGCATAGTGGATCTGAAACAGGGCTTGGAGTCAGGACCGGATCGCTctaaattaattgaaaatatcATTAAGAATGGACAAATGATTAAGAAGCAGGAAGTTAAACTCCAGGAAAAGCTTCTTGCTTTTGCTGACCCTGAATATTACCCTTTCACACAGAATGAAGCAAACACAGTCTCAGAGCTGACCTTTGACCCTCAGACTCTAGGGCTCGGGATGACTCTGTCTAAAGATCTTAAAACACTGTGCATCAGCTCCTCTGCCACAAAACTGGAATGCTTCAGGAATCACACCGTTCGCTTCCTGCAACATGTTCAAACAGGCAGTCTGCGCTGGTTTCTCCAACTCTCTGAACATTTTGACTGGACCATTGGTCTTTGTGATAGCTCAGCCTCCAACGGGAATTATGGACAGGTATACGGAttgaagaataataataatagtctctttttttttgaaagcaGTTATGAAGAACGGAGAATTAGATCTGAATTACATCCTCCCAACAGAAGGGATATGCAGTATAGTGCAAGAACCGTTACAGAATATGGGTCGTACGTTTACGAACAGGATCAGGAAACGTACATCAGTCCTAAAAAGACAGTGCCACATGAGTTCCAGGCCACTAGTCCATGGAAGATAGAAGTGACCTGGGACAGTACTTCACAGCTGCTAACCTTTTACAGCAGAAACAAACCAACCAAAGGTGTTTTACTGTGTAAACTCAAAACAAATAATTTCAGCAACAGACTTTATCCCTTTTTTACCTTGGAAAACTCTACTCTACAAACCAGAACAAACACGAGACGAGACAATGTATGCACTGCAACTGCCAATTCATATACAGAAATACTCTGTGTACTCAAACAATAA
- the LOC137030697 gene encoding butyrophilin subfamily 1 member A1-like — MGLFLLELYNVVGPAEPLFTVAGEDVILPCYIKPNTSAVNMTVEWFRVDQDKIVHLYKNRENRITEHSQSYKGRTALFQDELQYGNASLKLSTVQVSDEGFYKCFIESNSWYDDITVNVEVGAIGTYPLIIIEEFDQSGGLRLLCECKGWNPEPELLWLDSEGDVLISDTTETHKDAKGFSVKHRITVHNSETKYQCRVKLRHHMLQTDISVSSKMFHIWRTSVIWISIAVVFGTITAVAIATFVYLRRVLEIAKRRKYAVDVTLDPDTAHKSLILSDDGKQVRRGEKKQNVPDNPERFDKCGNVLGKQGFSSGRFYFEVQVKGKTDWDLGVARESINRKGKITLSPQNGYWTVRLRNGNQYSACAGTSVSLSLKVKPQKVGVFVDYEEGLVSFYDVESKSHIYSFTDHWFTDKLYPFLNPCTNIKSTYSAPMIIAPINFSE; from the exons ATGGGTTTATTTCTCTTAGAGCTGTATAATGTTGTGGGACCTGCAGAACCTCTCTTTACTGTTGCTGGTGAAGATGTGATCCTGCCCTGTTATATCAAACCCAACACCAGTGCTGTGAACATGACAGTGGAATGGTTTAGAGTTGACCAAGACAAAATAGTGCATCTCTATAAAAATCGTGAGAACAGAATCACGGAGCACAGTCAGTCCTACAAAGGCAGAACAGCACTGTTCCAAGATGAACTACAGTATGGAAATGCCTCGCTCAAACTCTCAACAGTCCAAGTCTCTGATGAAGGATTTTACAAGTGTTTTATTGAGTCCAACTCCTGGTACGATGATATCACTGTTAATGTTGAAGTTGGAG CTATAGGAACTTATCCACTGATCATTATAGAGGAGTTTGATCAATCAGGAGGGCTTCGTCTGCTGTGTGAATGTAAAGGCTGGAACCCTGAACCTGAGCTTCTGTGGCTGGACAGTGAAGGAGATGTTTTGATTTCTGATACTACAGAGACACATAAAGATGCAAAGGGCTTCAGCGTCAAACACAGGATCACTGTGCATAACAGTGAGACCAAGTATCAATGCAGAGTCAAACTGAGACATCATATGCTGCAAACGGACATCAGTGTCTCAA GTAAAATGTTTCACATTTGGAGAACATCAGTCATTTGGATTTCAATTGCAGTTGTATTTGGTACCATTACTGCAGTTGCAATTGCTACTTTTGTTTACTTAAGAAGAG TTTTAGAGATTGCAAAGAGAAGAAAATATGCTG TTGATGTGACGCTGGATCCAGATACAGCTCATAAATCTCTCATCTTGTCTGATGATGGGAAACAAGTGCGacgtggagaaaaaaaacagaatgtcCCAGACAATCCTGAGAGGTTTGATAAATGCGGCAATGTCCTTGGAAAGCAGGGATTCTCTTCTGGAAGGTTTTATTTTGAGGTACAGGTGAAGGGAAAAACTGACTGGGATTTAGGAGTAGCCAGAGAATCCATTAACAGAAAGGGGAAGATCACACTGAGTCCTCAGAATGGATACTGGACAGTGCGGTTGAGAAATGGGAACCAGTATAGTGCCTGTGCTGGaacctctgtctctctctcgctAAAAGTGAAGCCCCAGAAGGTGGGTGTGTTTGTGGATTATGAGGAGGGTCTGGTCTCCTTTTATGATGTGGAATCCAAGTCTCATATCTACTCTTTCACGGATCATTGGTTCACTGACAAACTCTATCCATTCTTAAACCCATGTACAAACATTAAAAGCACATACTCAGCCCCAATGATCATTGCACCTATCAATTTCAGCGAATGA